Proteins co-encoded in one Siniperca chuatsi isolate FFG_IHB_CAS linkage group LG11, ASM2008510v1, whole genome shotgun sequence genomic window:
- the hmx3a gene encoding homeobox protein HMX3, translating to MPETTQETCASAKDSPFFIKNLLNCDSKPSKPKPVLAAAKAALEGGFSLSQVGDFNFPRFDLPAQRFSLPAHYLERTSAWWYPYALSSSVHLHRTEVTEKPGARDCSPTSGTDRDSPDLVLKSEPDAKDDDDDDEHNNKSGDEIILEESDTEEAKKDELEEWKKRDDDKKPCRKKKTRTVFSRSQVFQLESTFDMKRYLSSSERAGLAASLHLTETQVKIWFQNRRNKWKRQLAAELEAANLSHAAAQRIVRVPILYHENSASESGGAAANVPASQPLLTFPHPGVYYSHPIVTSVPLLRPV from the exons ATGCCAGAGACAACGCAAGAGACGTGCGCTTCGGCCAAGGACTCTCCTTTCTTCATTAAGAACCTGCTGAACTGTGATAGCAAACCGTCCAAACCCAAGCCCGTTCTGGCTGCCGCCAAGGCGGCCCTGGAGGGGGGATTTTCCCTCTCCCAAGTCGGGGACTTCAACTTTCCGCGCTTTGACCTGCCCGCACAGAGGTTCAGTCTACCGGCTCACTACTTGGAGCGCACCTCGGCGTGGTGGTACCCCTACGCCCTCAGCTCATCCGTCCACCTACACAGAACCGAAG TCACCGAGAAACCAGGAGCCAGAGACTGCTCTCCAACCTCGGGCACAGACAGAGACTCGCCGGACCTGGTTCTCAAATCCGAGCCAGACGCCAAAGACGACGACGATGACGATGAGCACAACAACAAAAGCGGCGACGAGATAATCCTGGAAGAGAGCGATACTGAAGAAGCCAAAAAAGACGAGTTGGAAGAGTGGAAGAAGAGGGACGACGACAAGAAACCGTGCCGCAAGAAGAAGACGCGCACGGTGTTTTCCCGGAGCCAAGTGTTCCAGCTGGAGTCCACCTTCGACATGAAGCGGTACCTAAGCAGCTCGGAGCGGGCCGGTCTGGCCGCGTCCCTCCACTTGACGGAGACTCAGGTGAAGATCTGGTTCCAGAACAGGAGGAACAAGTGGAAAAGGCAGCTGGCCGCGGAGCTGGAGGCCGCCAACCTGAGCCACGCCGCGGCGCAGAGGATAGTCCGGGTGCCCATTCTCTACCACGAGAACTCGGCCTCGGAGAGCGGAGGCGCCGCTGCCAACGTGCCCGCAAGCCAACCGCTGCTCACCTTCCCGCACCCGGGCGTCTACTACTCCCACCCCATCGTCACATCCGTGCCGCTGCTCAGACCGGTTTGA